A genomic stretch from Kwoniella europaea PYCC6329 chromosome 2, complete sequence includes:
- a CDS encoding translation elongation factor EF-1 alpha, producing MGKDKLHVNVVVIGHVDSGKSTTTGHLIYKCGGIDKRTIEKFEKEAAELGKSSFKYAWVLDKLKAERERGITIDIALWKFETPKYQVTVIDAPGHRDFIKNMITGTSQADCAILIIATGVGEFEAGISKEGQTREHALLAFTLGVRQLIVACNKMDTCKYSEDRFNEIVKEASGFIKKVGYNPKAVAFVPISGWHGDNMLEESSNMPWYKGWVKETKAGQVKGKTLLDAIDAIEPPTRPTDKPLRLPLQDVYKIGGIGTVPVGRVETGVIKAGMVVTFAPSNVTTEVKSVEMHHEQIPEGLPGDNVGFNVKNVSIKDIRRGNVCGDTKQDPPKEAASFNAQVIVLNHPGQIGAGYTPVLDCHTAHIACKFSELIEKIDRRTGKVMEANPKFVKSGDAAIVKLVSQKPICVEAYTEYPPLGRFAVRDMRQTVAVGVIKSVEKTDGKGGKVTKAAEKAGAKKK from the exons ATGGGTAAAGACAAGTTACACGTCAACGTCGTCGTTATCGGACACGTAGATTCCGGtaaatccaccaccactggTCACTTGATCTACAAGTGTGGTGGTATCGACAAGCGAACCATCGAGAAGTTCGAAAAGGAAGCCGCTGAATTGGGTAAAT CCTCCTTCAAGTACGCTTGGGTTTTGGACAAACTTAAGGCCGAACGAGAGAGAGGTATCACCATCGATATCGCTCTTTGGAAATTCGAGACTCCTAAATACCAAGTCACTGTTATCGATGCTCCTGGTCACAGAGATTTCATCAAGAACATGATTACTGGTACTTCCCAAGCCGATTGTGCCATTCTTATCATCGCCACCGGTGTCGGTGAATTCGAAGCTGGTATCTCCAAGGAAGGTCAAACCCGAGAGCACGCTCTTCTCGCTTTCACCCTCGGTGTCAGACAACTTATCGTTGCCTGTAACAAGATGGACACCTGTAAATACTCCGAAGACCGATTCAACGAAATCGTCAAGGAAGCTTCCGGTTTCATCAAGAAGGTCGGTTACAACCCCAAGGCTGTCGCTTTCGTACCAATCTCCGGTTGGCACGGTGACAACATGTTGGAGGAATCCtccaa CATGCCTTGGTACAAGGGATGGGTTAAGGAAACCAAAGCCGGTCAAGTCAAGGGTAAGACCCTCCTCGACGCCATCGACGCTATCGAACCCCCTACCCGACCCACCGACAAGCCCCTCCGACTTCCTCTCCAAGATGTTTACAAGATCGGTGGTATCGGTACGGTGCCCGTCGGTCGAGTCGAGACCGGTGTCATCAAGGCTGGTATGGTTGTAACCTTCGCTCCTTCTAACGTTACCACCGAAGTCAAGTCCGTCGAGATGCACCACGAACAAATCCCTGAAGGTCTTCCCG GAGACAATGTCGGTTTCAACGTCAAGAACGTTTCTATCAAGGATatcagaagaggaaacgTTTGCG GTGACACCAAGCAAGACCCCCCTAAGGAGGCTGCTTCATTCAACGCCCAAGTCATCGTTCTTAACCACCCTGGTCAAATCGGTGCTGGTTACACTCCTGTCTTGGATTGTCACACCG CCCACATCGCCTGTAAATTCTCCGAACTCATCGAGAAGATTGACCGACGAACTGGTAAGGTTATGGAAGCCAACCCTAAATTCGTCAAGTCCGGAGATGCCGCCATTGTTAAG CTCGTTTCCCAAAAACCCATCTGTGTCGAGGCTTACACTGAATACCCTCCTCTTGGTCGATTCGCTGTCCGAGACATGAGACAAACCGTCGCTGTCGGAGTTATCAAGTCCGTCGAGAAAA CCGATGGAAAGGGTGGTAAGGTCACAAAAGCAGCAGAAAAGGCC GGTGCCAAGAAGAAGTAA
- a CDS encoding ribosome biogenesis protein NSA2, translating to MEEHRKRHGRRMDYEEKKRKRTAREAHKASADAQKIFGHKAKLHHAKRHAEKVQMKKTLKAHDERNVKQKDDGAVKEGALPTYLLDREGQKDAKALSTAVKDRRKDRAAKYSVPLPKVRGIAEEEMFKVIKTGKHKGKSWKRMVNKATFVGEGFTRKPVKLERFIRPMGLRMTKANVTHPELKTTFQLPILGVKKNPQSPLYTSLGVLTKGTILEVNVSELGMVTTGGKVVWSKYAQITNNPENDGCINSVLLV from the exons ATGGAAGAGCACCGTAAGCGACATGGTCGTCGAATGGATtatgaggagaagaa ACGAAAGAGGACCGCAAGAGAAGCACACAAAGCCTCTGCCGACGCTCAGAAGATATTCGGTCATAAAGCTAAATTACACCATGCTAAGAGACATGCAGAGAAGgtgcagatgaagaagactCTCAAAGCTCATGATGAGAGGAACGTCAAGcagaaagatgatggtgcGGTCAAAGAGGGCGCTTTACCTACGTATCTATTGGATAGAGAAGGTCAAAAG GATGCCAAAGCATTATCAACAGCAGTCAAAGATCGAAGAAAAGATCGAGCTGCCAAATATTCCGTACCATTACCTAAAGTTAGAGGTATagccgaagaagaaatgTTCAAAGTCATAAAGACCGGTAAACATAAGGGAAAAAGTTGGAAGAGAATGGTAAACAAAGCTACGTTTGTTGGTGAAGGATTTACGAGAAAACCCGTTAAACTTGAG CGATTCATCCGACCTATGGGTTTA CGTATGACTAAAGCCAATGTAACGCATC CCGAGCTCAAAACTACTTTTCAACTTCCCATCTTGGGAGTCAAGAAGAATCCCCAATCACCACTATACACATCTCTCG GTGTTCTTACCAAGGGTACTATCCTAGAAGTTAACGTCAGTGAATTGGGTATGGTCACCACAGGAGGAAAGGTCGTTTGGTCCA AATATGCTCAAATCACCAATAACCCAG AAAACGACGGGTGCATCAACTCTGTGCTCCTAGTCTAA